One window of the Macaca thibetana thibetana isolate TM-01 chromosome 1, ASM2454274v1, whole genome shotgun sequence genome contains the following:
- the SVBP gene encoding small vasohibin-binding protein — protein sequence MDPPARKEKTKVKEPVSRVEKAKQKSAQQELKQRQRAEIYALNRVMTELEQQQFDEFCKQMQPPGE from the exons ATGGATCCACCTGCACGTAAAGAAAAAACCAAAGTTAAAGAACCTGTCAGCAGAGTTGAGAAGGCCAAACAGAAATCAGCCCAGCAGGAGCTGAAGCAGAGACAAAGAGCAGAG ATCTATGCCCTCAACAGAGTCATGACAGAACTGGAGCAGCAGCAGTTTGATGAGTTCTGTAAACAGATGCAGCCTCCTGGAGAATGA